In the Brassica napus cultivar Da-Ae chromosome A7, Da-Ae, whole genome shotgun sequence genome, one interval contains:
- the LOC106431041 gene encoding FK506-binding protein 5-like produces MAAPNPANMAAAPNPPLDLPDYVRFSPKSPEVILLLKRFIRKEQMPTCAVQFHSHADLQDTVSSNGWSAAAYPYFEEDEYWFFLHRKQQATDKKNVDRRLGDLGTWKARGRSTNIYIGAQLVGIKQKYELMKGKVKTGWFQFEYTRFSNKFEKICVAHLIFVKKPEVDYPSDISEEEEEEEEEEQEEEEEEEESADEEEQGLQVQAPEVELVNEQQGLHEQVLNLEEEEAAASDEVEQTLANEQQRLQQVQSHEVELGNEHQGLQEQVVNFAHEEALTFVNDFLDDDDDEDWARFLNTDDDGLAIDDLFEDGDSEKTLEHVNEQQSLQDQVLNLEEEAAAAADDEEEQTRVNEVEQQGGVAGTSS; encoded by the exons ATGGCGGCACCAAATCCAGCAAATATGGCGGCGGCACCAAATCCTCCACTAG atcTCCCTGATTATGTACGATTTTCTCCCAAGAGTCCTGAAGTGATCCTTTTGCTCAAGCGTTTCATACGGAAGGAGCAGATGCCTACTTGTGCTGTACAGTTTCATTCCCATGCAGATCTCCAAGACACAGTATCTAGTAACGGGTGGAGTGCAGCAGCGTATCCTTATTTTGAAGAAGATGAATACTGGTTTTTTCTGCATAGGAAACAACAAGCCACGGATAAGAAGAATGTTGATAGAAGGCTTGGAGACTTGGGGACATGGAAGGCAAGGGGCAGGAGTACTAACATCTACATTGGTGCGCAGCTGGTAGGCATCAAACAGAAGTATGAACTAATGAAAGGCAAAGTTAAAACTGGATGGTTCCAATTCGAGTACACAAGGTTTTCCAACAAGTTCGAGAAAATCTGTGTAGCCCATCTCATCTTTGTCAAGAAGCCTGAAGTGGATTATCCTTCTGATatcagtgaagaagaagaagaagaagaagaagaagaacaagaagaagaagaagaagaagaagaatctgcTGATGAGGAAGAGCAGGGTTTGCAGGTACAGGCTCCTGAGGTTGAACTTGTGAATGAGCAGCAGGGTCTGCATGAGCAGGTGTTGAacttggaagaagaagaagctgctgCTTCTGATGAGGTAGAGCAGACACTTGCAAATGAGCAGCAGAGGTTGCAGCAGGTGCAGTCTCATGAGGTTGAACTTGGGAATGAGCATCAGGGTCTGCAGGAGCAGGTGGTCAACTTTGCTCATGAGGAAGCGCTGACATTTGTGAATGATTTTCTGGACGATGACGATGACGAGGACTGGGCTCGCTTCTTGAACACTGACGATGATGGTCTGGCGATTGATGACTTGTTCGAAGATGGTGATTCAGAAAAGACGCTAGAACATGTGAACGAGCAGCAGAGTCTGCAGGATCAGGTGCTGAACTTGGAAGAagaagctgctgctgctgctgatgaTGAGGAAGAGCAGACACGTGTGAATGAGGTGGAGCAGCAGGGGGGGGTTGCAGGTACATCCTCATGA